One region of Mucilaginibacter gotjawali genomic DNA includes:
- a CDS encoding glycoside hydrolase gives MVLFVLYSGFARGQDSVVSVNIDLAKTYQHIDNFGASDAWSCQFIGKWPDGKKNKIADLLFSDDTLANGSPRGIALSLWRFNIGAGSAAQGAQSGIKDEWRRAESFLNADGSYDWRKQAGQVWFLKAAKARGLKQFLGFANSPPIEFTLNGKAYTSGSKTNIEPGQYAAFANYISKVVKGVERVSKVKLNYISPLNEPQWSWSDATQEGCPYNNTEIAGLARSIDSAFVKDHIQSHILLAEAGSIQYLFKAGDRPGKGNQVNDFFKPGSPNYIGNLQSVSKIVAGHSYFTTSPATTAIQMRHVLADSVAAIPGLNFWQSEYCILGDNAGEINGSKRDLGIDAALYLAKVIHTDLTTANAAAWQWWTAISAYDYKDGLIYVDKNKTDGNYYPSKMLWALGNYSRFVRPGAIRVYAAVTNQKAINKPLLVSAFKNGKNFTAVIINNNTDKVWVSLNTSDAKLVLTKSYTTSSTEELKAEKITGAKNGILVAPGSVTTITGILK, from the coding sequence ATGGTGCTGTTCGTTTTATACAGCGGGTTTGCCAGAGGCCAGGATTCGGTGGTTTCTGTGAATATTGATCTGGCAAAAACGTATCAGCATATCGATAACTTCGGCGCCTCGGATGCATGGTCTTGCCAGTTTATCGGCAAATGGCCGGACGGAAAAAAGAATAAAATTGCTGATCTGCTTTTTAGTGATGATACCCTCGCTAACGGCTCTCCCAGGGGCATCGCTTTGTCGTTATGGCGATTTAATATCGGCGCAGGCAGTGCCGCGCAGGGTGCTCAAAGCGGTATAAAAGATGAATGGCGCCGCGCCGAATCGTTTTTAAACGCTGATGGCAGTTATGACTGGAGGAAACAAGCCGGGCAGGTGTGGTTTTTGAAAGCAGCCAAAGCCAGGGGCCTGAAACAATTTCTTGGATTTGCCAATAGCCCGCCCATAGAATTTACCTTAAATGGTAAGGCTTATACCAGCGGCAGTAAAACAAATATCGAGCCTGGTCAATATGCCGCTTTTGCAAATTATATTTCCAAAGTTGTAAAAGGTGTTGAACGTGTTAGTAAGGTGAAACTTAATTATATAAGCCCGCTTAACGAACCGCAATGGAGTTGGAGCGACGCGACCCAGGAAGGCTGTCCTTATAATAATACCGAAATAGCTGGTCTGGCGCGATCCATTGATTCTGCATTCGTTAAAGATCATATCCAATCACACATTTTATTAGCCGAGGCCGGGAGCATTCAATATTTATTTAAAGCCGGCGATAGGCCGGGCAAAGGCAACCAGGTAAATGATTTTTTTAAACCAGGTTCACCCAATTATATAGGCAATCTTCAAAGTGTGAGCAAAATCGTTGCCGGGCACAGTTATTTTACCACCTCGCCTGCGACAACGGCCATACAAATGCGCCACGTACTGGCTGATTCGGTTGCTGCTATCCCGGGTTTAAACTTCTGGCAATCCGAATACTGTATTTTGGGCGATAATGCCGGCGAGATCAATGGCAGTAAACGGGACTTGGGTATTGACGCCGCTTTGTATTTGGCCAAGGTTATTCATACAGATCTGACAACTGCGAATGCCGCCGCCTGGCAATGGTGGACCGCCATCTCAGCCTATGATTATAAGGACGGCCTGATCTACGTAGATAAAAATAAAACGGATGGTAATTATTACCCAAGCAAAATGCTTTGGGCATTGGGTAATTATAGCAGGTTTGTAAGACCCGGCGCTATAAGAGTTTATGCTGCTGTAACCAACCAAAAAGCAATAAACAAGCCATTGCTTGTTTCAGCCTTTAAAAATGGCAAAAATTTCACCGCCGTCATCATTAACAACAATACGGATAAGGTATGGGTTAGTTTAAATACAAGTGATGCTAAACTCGTATTAACAAAATCTTATACGACTTCGTCGACTGAAGAGCTGAAGGCCGAAAAAATTACAGGCGCTAAAAACGGCATTTTAGTTGCGCCAGGTTCGGTAACTACAATAACCGGTATTTTAAAATAA
- a CDS encoding VCBS repeat-containing protein, with protein sequence MMVHKYPGAFCQLRSASKEKFQFFFRCGLWLLIACSGFYGCKSPVSNNITSDTTNTLFKLLPAEQTHVDFSNTLTEGLNTNVLMYEYFYNGGGVAVADLNGDGLQDIYFTGNMTNNKLYLNQGHMQFKDITDIAGVAGRPGPWKTGVTFVDINGDGKLDIYVCYSGKIRPEKRINQLFINQGNDSDGIPHFKEMAADYGLDFPSYSTQAYFFDYDRDGDLDLLLVNHNPQRISVLDDISVKNLMANHDDEAGIRLLRNDNGHFHDVTKEAGIVNTSLSYGLAAGVADINGDGWPDIYISNDYSVPDRLYINRGNGTFTDELQKQVGHTSFYSMGNDITDINNDLSPDIFTLDMLPEGNKRQKLLFGADNYESFALNVKVGFYYQYMRNMLHINNKNNTFSEIGQLAGISNTDWSWAPLFADYDNDGWKDVFISNGFTRDYTNMDFIKYMGDNLRDRRVMRQDLLNIVSQIPSSQVKSYFFRNNGDLTFTNTSANWGITQSSNSNGAAYADLDNDGALDLVVNNINQPAFIYKNEARKQNDNRYLAINLKGADKNTQGIGAKVLIYAGGKKQYLEQMPTRGYQSSVSPILHFGLGKDRQIDSLRVIWQRGKTQLLQKVKADQQIVLDEKDAAFVANTQTKEEKPLFKEVKSPIAYHEPANTINDFKRQPLLVNPLSFSGPCMVKGDVNGDGVEDIYLGGENGKAGSLYIGQKGGGFVLKTEAAFESDKASTDAAAIFFDANGDGKPDLYVCSGGYGDFTPDDPLFQDRLYINDGKGNFVKSKNALPKMLSSKSCVKVADINGDGYTDLFVGGRVIPGRYPETPESYILINDGKGHFTDQTTRYNPSLKNIGMVTDAAWVDMNGDKKPDLVVVGEWMPITVFENTNGKLVDATTKYFDKKYSGWWNCLQVSDINHDGHPDIIAGNLGLNSQCKASDNEPVEMYYKDFDDNGSVDPILCFYIQDKSYPFVTRDELLDQISMMRGRFPDYKSYADATLDQVFTPDEMKGAKHLSANYLSTACFISNAKGQLHEAPLPLQAQYSPVYTITMLDYDHDGKDDLLLCGNIKNTRIRFGKYDANYGVLLKGDGNGHYSYISQQQSGFKLQGDVRSVLQVDNTLLFSINQNGIKAYKYKTN encoded by the coding sequence ATGATGGTACACAAATACCCCGGGGCTTTTTGCCAATTGAGGAGCGCAAGTAAAGAGAAGTTTCAATTCTTTTTCCGTTGCGGCCTTTGGTTGCTTATAGCCTGTTCGGGGTTTTATGGCTGCAAATCACCTGTGTCAAACAATATTACGTCAGACACAACAAATACTTTATTTAAATTATTGCCTGCGGAACAAACCCATGTTGATTTCAGCAATACCTTAACTGAAGGTTTGAATACCAACGTGCTGATGTATGAATACTTTTATAACGGCGGGGGCGTAGCAGTTGCCGATTTAAACGGCGATGGCCTGCAGGACATTTACTTTACCGGCAACATGACCAATAATAAATTGTACCTGAACCAGGGGCACATGCAGTTTAAGGATATTACCGATATTGCCGGCGTAGCCGGTCGCCCGGGGCCATGGAAAACGGGGGTGACTTTTGTTGACATCAACGGCGATGGTAAACTGGACATTTATGTATGTTATTCGGGTAAAATAAGGCCGGAAAAGCGGATTAACCAGCTATTTATTAACCAGGGTAATGATAGCGATGGCATTCCTCATTTTAAAGAAATGGCGGCAGATTATGGCCTCGATTTCCCGTCATACAGTACGCAAGCCTACTTTTTTGATTACGACCGCGATGGAGACCTGGACCTGTTATTGGTGAACCATAACCCGCAGCGCATAAGTGTTTTGGATGACATATCTGTTAAAAATTTAATGGCTAATCATGATGATGAAGCCGGCATACGATTGTTGAGAAATGATAACGGCCATTTTCATGATGTTACTAAAGAGGCTGGAATCGTCAATACCTCCTTATCTTATGGTTTGGCTGCAGGGGTAGCGGATATTAACGGCGACGGCTGGCCGGATATTTATATTTCAAACGATTACAGCGTGCCCGACAGGTTGTATATAAACAGGGGCAATGGCACGTTCACAGATGAACTGCAAAAACAGGTGGGGCATACCTCTTTTTACTCAATGGGAAATGATATTACCGATATTAATAACGACTTGTCTCCGGATATTTTTACCCTTGATATGCTCCCCGAAGGTAATAAAAGGCAAAAGCTATTATTTGGTGCCGATAACTACGAGTCGTTTGCGTTGAACGTAAAAGTGGGATTTTATTATCAGTACATGCGTAATATGCTGCACATCAATAATAAAAATAACACCTTCAGCGAGATTGGCCAGCTGGCCGGGATCTCAAATACCGACTGGAGCTGGGCGCCTTTGTTTGCTGATTATGATAATGATGGCTGGAAAGATGTTTTTATTAGCAATGGCTTTACCCGCGACTATACCAACATGGATTTTATAAAATACATGGGCGATAATTTACGCGACAGGAGGGTAATGCGCCAGGATTTGTTAAATATTGTCAGCCAGATTCCGTCATCCCAGGTAAAAAGCTATTTTTTCAGGAACAATGGTGATTTAACCTTTACCAATACGAGTGCCAATTGGGGCATTACCCAATCATCAAACAGCAACGGTGCCGCCTATGCCGACCTTGATAACGATGGCGCCCTGGACCTTGTCGTAAACAACATTAATCAGCCGGCCTTTATTTACAAGAACGAGGCCCGCAAACAAAATGATAACCGGTACCTGGCGATAAATCTTAAAGGGGCTGATAAAAACACGCAGGGCATAGGTGCAAAGGTGTTGATTTACGCAGGCGGTAAAAAGCAGTATTTAGAGCAGATGCCTACAAGGGGCTACCAATCCAGCGTATCACCTATCCTGCATTTCGGTTTGGGGAAGGATAGGCAGATCGACTCCCTCCGGGTAATCTGGCAGCGCGGTAAAACGCAATTACTGCAAAAGGTAAAGGCCGATCAGCAAATCGTATTAGATGAAAAGGATGCTGCTTTTGTCGCCAATACACAAACAAAGGAAGAAAAGCCATTATTTAAAGAAGTGAAGTCACCTATTGCTTATCATGAACCTGCGAACACGATCAATGATTTTAAGCGGCAACCGCTACTGGTAAACCCGCTTTCCTTTTCGGGTCCGTGTATGGTAAAAGGAGATGTAAATGGCGATGGGGTGGAAGATATCTACCTGGGCGGCGAAAACGGTAAAGCGGGCAGTTTATATATCGGTCAGAAAGGAGGGGGCTTTGTGTTGAAAACAGAAGCTGCCTTTGAGTCAGATAAAGCAAGTACCGATGCCGCAGCGATATTTTTTGATGCCAACGGCGATGGCAAGCCTGATCTGTATGTTTGCTCAGGTGGATATGGCGATTTTACGCCTGACGACCCTTTGTTCCAGGACAGGCTGTACATTAACGATGGCAAAGGAAACTTTGTTAAATCGAAAAATGCTTTGCCCAAAATGTTAAGCAGTAAAAGCTGTGTTAAAGTGGCCGATATAAACGGGGATGGCTATACTGATTTGTTTGTTGGAGGAAGGGTGATACCCGGCCGCTATCCTGAAACTCCCGAAAGCTATATCCTGATCAACGATGGTAAAGGGCACTTTACCGATCAAACCACGCGATATAATCCTTCACTTAAAAATATTGGGATGGTAACAGACGCTGCCTGGGTGGATATGAATGGCGACAAAAAGCCCGACCTTGTTGTTGTTGGGGAATGGATGCCTATAACCGTTTTTGAAAATACAAATGGAAAGCTTGTGGATGCAACCACTAAATATTTTGACAAAAAGTATTCCGGCTGGTGGAATTGTTTGCAGGTAAGTGATATCAATCACGATGGGCATCCGGACATCATTGCCGGCAACCTGGGATTGAATTCGCAATGCAAAGCCTCTGATAACGAACCCGTAGAAATGTATTATAAGGATTTTGATGATAACGGCTCTGTGGACCCTATACTATGTTTTTACATACAGGATAAAAGCTACCCTTTTGTAACCCGCGACGAACTGTTAGACCAAATCAGCATGATGCGCGGCCGTTTTCCTGATTATAAAAGCTATGCCGATGCCACCCTCGACCAGGTATTCACCCCGGATGAGATGAAAGGGGCAAAGCACCTTTCGGCCAACTATCTTTCTACCGCTTGTTTTATAAGTAATGCAAAAGGTCAGCTGCATGAAGCGCCATTGCCTTTGCAGGCGCAGTATTCACCGGTTTATACAATCACTATGCTGGATTACGATCACGATGGGAAGGATGACTTACTGCTATGCGGCAATATTAAAAATACGCGCATCCGCTTTGGCAAATATGATGCAAATTACGGGGTGCTGCTAAAAGGCGATGGCAATGGGCATTATTCCTATATCTCCCAGCAACAAAGCGGTTTCAAACTACAGGGCGACGTTAGAAGCGTGTTGCAGGTAGATAATACGCTGCTTTTCAGTATTAATCAAAACGGCATAAAGGCTTACAAATATAAAACGAATTAA
- a CDS encoding glycoside hydrolase family 35 protein — MNFKKLVALSIILLFHFGVKAQKTSHTFALSDSSFMLDGKPLQIISGEMHYPRVPREAWRARMKMAKAMGLNTIGTYVFWNLHEPQKGKFDFTGNNDVAEFVRIAREEGLWVILRPSPYVCAEWEFGGYPYWLQNEKGLVVRSKEAQYLKEYETYIKEVGRQLAPMQINHGGNILMVQIENEYGSYGSDREYLAINQRLFKEAGFDGLLYTCDPAKDFTKGNLPGLLPAINGIDDPQQVKKMVRDNHEGKGPFFIAEWYPAWFDWWGTQHHTVPPENYAARLDGVLAAGLSINMYMFHGGTTRGFMNGANYNDIDPFEPQISSYDYDAPLDEAGNATPKFMLFRKAIAKHLPAGQTLPKVPAAKPSIAIPLIKLNQAAGLLSILPKPVLNKTPLTFEDLNQDYGFVLYRSTITGGKTGTLKLNELRDYAVIMVNGKRAGVLDRRHKQDSLSLNLPAGKVRLDILVENLGRINFGPYLLKNKKGITKSVQFDGKEVYNWAMYSLPFSRVNNISYAAKAVGEQPIVKKGTFNLFKAADTYLDMSQWGKGVVWVNGHNLGRYWAVGPQQTLYLPGEWLKKGKNDIVVFELLNSKKSVISSRKTPVLDKLQ, encoded by the coding sequence ATGAATTTTAAAAAACTAGTTGCACTATCAATAATTCTACTGTTTCATTTTGGTGTTAAAGCCCAAAAAACAAGCCATACGTTTGCACTCAGTGATTCATCCTTTATGCTGGATGGCAAGCCTTTACAGATCATCTCAGGCGAGATGCACTATCCGCGTGTACCGCGTGAAGCCTGGCGTGCACGCATGAAAATGGCAAAAGCCATGGGGCTAAATACCATTGGCACCTACGTTTTCTGGAACCTGCATGAGCCGCAAAAAGGCAAATTTGATTTCACCGGTAATAATGATGTGGCGGAATTTGTTAGAATAGCTCGCGAGGAAGGCTTATGGGTGATATTAAGGCCGAGTCCGTACGTGTGCGCCGAGTGGGAATTTGGCGGCTATCCATACTGGCTGCAAAACGAAAAAGGATTGGTTGTGCGCAGCAAAGAGGCTCAATATCTGAAGGAATATGAAACTTACATAAAAGAAGTAGGCAGGCAATTGGCGCCCATGCAAATAAACCACGGTGGTAATATCCTGATGGTACAAATTGAAAATGAGTATGGCTCCTATGGCAGCGACAGGGAATACCTGGCTATTAACCAACGCTTGTTTAAGGAAGCTGGTTTTGATGGCCTGCTTTATACCTGCGACCCGGCAAAAGATTTTACGAAAGGGAATTTGCCAGGTTTACTGCCCGCCATAAATGGTATTGATGACCCGCAACAAGTAAAAAAGATGGTCAGAGATAACCATGAGGGCAAAGGGCCCTTCTTCATTGCGGAATGGTACCCGGCCTGGTTCGATTGGTGGGGAACCCAGCACCATACCGTACCTCCCGAAAATTACGCCGCCAGGCTTGATGGCGTATTGGCCGCAGGTCTTTCTATCAATATGTATATGTTCCACGGCGGTACCACACGCGGGTTTATGAACGGCGCCAACTATAACGATATAGATCCCTTTGAGCCGCAGATCAGCAGTTATGATTATGACGCGCCGCTGGATGAAGCCGGTAATGCTACGCCTAAATTTATGTTATTCAGGAAAGCTATTGCCAAACATTTGCCCGCAGGGCAAACACTGCCCAAGGTGCCTGCTGCCAAACCATCCATCGCCATACCGCTAATTAAGCTAAATCAGGCTGCCGGATTGTTAAGCATATTGCCCAAACCAGTATTGAATAAAACGCCCTTAACTTTTGAGGATTTGAACCAGGATTATGGCTTTGTTTTATATCGAAGTACTATAACCGGTGGAAAAACAGGTACGCTCAAGCTCAATGAATTGCGCGATTATGCCGTCATAATGGTAAATGGCAAACGGGCGGGTGTTTTAGACCGCCGCCACAAACAGGATAGCCTTTCGCTAAACTTACCGGCAGGCAAAGTAAGGCTGGATATTTTAGTGGAAAACCTGGGCCGTATCAATTTTGGGCCATACCTGCTAAAAAACAAAAAAGGAATAACCAAAAGTGTACAGTTTGACGGCAAAGAGGTTTACAACTGGGCGATGTATAGTTTGCCATTTAGCCGTGTAAATAACATTTCATACGCTGCTAAAGCAGTGGGTGAACAGCCAATTGTTAAAAAGGGAACTTTTAATTTATTCAAAGCAGCCGATACTTACCTCGACATGAGTCAATGGGGTAAGGGCGTAGTTTGGGTTAATGGGCACAACCTGGGCAGATATTGGGCCGTTGGGCCGCAGCAAACACTTTACCTGCCGGGCGAATGGCTAAAAAAAGGGAAAAATGATATCGTGGTATTTGAGCTGTTGAATAGTAAAAAAAGCGTTATAAGCAGCCGTAAGACACCGGTGCTGGATAAGTTGCAATGA
- a CDS encoding aldose epimerase family protein, with translation MEGKETALFKLKNTNGMEVLITNYGGCVVGLFLPDKNGVLTDVVIGLGSIDSYRHSTQPRFGAIIGGYGNRMANGAFNIKDEEYTLCKNNGPNALHGGKKGFRDVVWDVIYVDNSRIELYYFSEHMEEGFPGNLKVKLVYSLTEDNSLKINYAATTDKPIVVNLTHSTFFNLNGEGSGTIFNHQVQIKADNYLPVDSTLTPTGNIEDVTGTPFDFRKAATIGSRINDHSGQLKNGKGFDHNFVLNKHAMHTPVARVKGDKSGIVMEVFTDQPGLQFYSGNFMRGKNILKGGGKDGYRTAFSMETQHFPDPPNKPLLTSTLLSRGKEYKAQTIYRFIADSV, from the coding sequence GTGGAAGGAAAAGAGACGGCACTATTCAAACTGAAAAACACAAACGGAATGGAAGTGCTGATTACCAATTACGGTGGTTGTGTGGTTGGCTTATTTTTACCTGATAAAAATGGCGTTTTAACAGATGTTGTGATCGGTTTAGGGAGCATAGATAGTTACCGGCATTCTACTCAACCTCGTTTTGGAGCAATCATAGGCGGTTATGGTAACCGCATGGCAAATGGAGCCTTTAATATTAAAGACGAAGAATATACCCTATGTAAAAATAACGGGCCCAATGCGCTGCACGGCGGTAAAAAAGGCTTCCGCGATGTGGTGTGGGATGTTATTTATGTTGATAATTCCAGGATAGAGCTTTACTATTTTTCCGAACATATGGAGGAAGGATTTCCGGGTAATTTGAAAGTGAAACTCGTCTACTCCTTAACCGAAGACAATAGTTTAAAAATAAATTACGCGGCGACGACGGATAAACCAATTGTAGTAAATCTTACTCATTCCACATTTTTCAACCTGAACGGCGAAGGCAGTGGTACTATATTTAATCACCAGGTACAAATCAAGGCGGATAATTACCTGCCTGTTGACAGCACATTGACACCAACGGGTAATATAGAAGATGTTACCGGCACGCCTTTCGATTTCCGGAAGGCGGCGACAATAGGGTCGCGTATCAACGACCATAGCGGACAACTAAAGAACGGTAAAGGATTCGATCATAATTTTGTGCTTAACAAACACGCAATGCATACGCCCGTAGCGCGGGTAAAGGGCGATAAAAGCGGCATAGTAATGGAAGTATTTACCGATCAGCCGGGGCTGCAGTTTTACAGCGGCAACTTTATGAGGGGGAAGAATATATTGAAAGGAGGGGGAAAAGACGGGTATCGTACTGCCTTTTCCATGGAAACCCAGCACTTCCCCGATCCACCTAACAAGCCATTATTAACTTCAACTTTATTATCCCGGGGTAAAGAATACAAAGCTCAAACCATATATCGATTTATAGCTGATTCAGTTTGA
- a CDS encoding glycoside hydrolase family 27 protein gives MKFRYLLPFFCMAVLNIYAQTATPAATPPMGWNSYNCFGSAVHENEVKANASYMAKYLKPYGWQYVVVDFLWAYDNPPGSNIGNPYQKNLQDGSFVPWLTMDKWGRLLPQTDKFPSAFGGHGFKPLAGYVHQHGLKFGIHVMRGIPRQAVWAKSPVLGTNGITADMIADTGSKCDWLNHMYGLNMDNPGAQAYLNSLLKLYASWGVDFIKVDDIARPYHKKEIEGYRKAIEQCGRPITLSISPGETPVSEAEHVTKNANMWRMADDFWDNWKEILHMFDYAKRWEGIGGKGHWPDCDMLQIGKLSKRGPVGNERYSRFTDDELYTHMTFWCIFRSPLMIGGNLPENRLIERKLFTNAEVLAVNQQGIDPKQLYKKEDSMVWYSHVPNSHDVYVALFNTGDAAQDVTIDFASVGLKGNVKVRNLWEKQNEGVFKNTYAKTINKHGAALLRLTPSN, from the coding sequence ATGAAATTCAGATATCTTTTGCCATTTTTCTGCATGGCAGTTTTAAATATTTACGCACAAACCGCAACCCCGGCGGCAACTCCTCCAATGGGATGGAACAGCTATAACTGCTTCGGCTCTGCAGTGCATGAAAATGAAGTTAAAGCAAATGCCAGTTATATGGCCAAATATTTAAAGCCGTATGGCTGGCAATATGTAGTGGTAGATTTTTTATGGGCCTATGATAACCCTCCGGGCAGTAATATTGGTAACCCCTATCAAAAAAACTTACAGGATGGCTCGTTTGTTCCATGGTTAACCATGGATAAATGGGGACGCCTTTTGCCTCAAACTGATAAATTCCCATCGGCATTTGGGGGGCATGGGTTTAAACCGTTAGCTGGTTACGTTCACCAACATGGATTAAAATTCGGGATACATGTAATGCGGGGCATTCCGCGCCAGGCTGTTTGGGCAAAATCGCCTGTTTTAGGCACCAACGGGATTACGGCGGATATGATAGCCGACACCGGCTCAAAATGCGACTGGCTAAACCATATGTATGGTTTAAATATGGACAACCCAGGGGCGCAGGCCTACCTGAATTCTTTGCTGAAGCTTTATGCATCCTGGGGTGTTGATTTTATTAAGGTTGATGATATTGCGAGGCCCTATCACAAAAAAGAAATAGAAGGATACCGCAAAGCGATTGAACAATGCGGAAGGCCAATCACTTTAAGTATTTCGCCGGGGGAAACTCCGGTAAGTGAAGCAGAACATGTAACTAAAAACGCCAATATGTGGCGGATGGCCGACGATTTTTGGGATAACTGGAAGGAAATACTGCACATGTTTGATTATGCCAAACGCTGGGAAGGAATTGGAGGCAAGGGACATTGGCCTGATTGTGATATGCTGCAAATTGGCAAATTATCAAAACGGGGGCCCGTTGGTAACGAACGTTACAGCAGGTTTACTGATGACGAACTTTATACCCACATGACTTTCTGGTGTATTTTTCGCTCGCCGCTAATGATTGGGGGGAATTTGCCGGAGAACCGGCTGATTGAGCGAAAATTGTTTACCAATGCCGAAGTGCTTGCTGTTAACCAGCAAGGTATTGACCCAAAGCAATTGTATAAAAAAGAGGATAGTATGGTTTGGTATTCGCATGTGCCCAATAGCCACGATGTTTATGTTGCTTTATTTAACACCGGTGACGCCGCACAAGATGTGACTATCGATTTTGCCTCGGTTGGGCTTAAGGGAAACGTTAAAGTACGGAATCTTTGGGAAAAACAAAATGAGGGCGTCTTCAAAAACACCTATGCTAAAACTATTAATAAGCACGGGGCGGCGTTATTACGGCTTACTCCGTCAAACTGA
- a CDS encoding vanadium-dependent haloperoxidase translates to MKKVFFIAVIFVLSAILNGCRRSNKQPALTNQDVHKVVAAMTNVMIHDATNPPLAARFFAYTCLAGYEVLSENDKNVKSLRGALNEYPVIGKPKSLSGYDYRLSAVFAMLETAAKLQPSGTQIIQFEQNLADSCKLIGFDADVIDSSKHYGQIISKKILAYAKKDRYNRISNYPRYKLKGTPGSWEPTPPAYMVPVEPYFNTIRPLTLDSAAQFVPDPPIPFSTNKNSAFYKFLLLSYAKSGKDLTQEQKNIANFWDCNPFAVQDDGHMLIGLKKISPGAHWMGIAAIACKQTNADFSKTIEVNAILAIGMMDGFICCWEDKYRTNRIRPETAIRKYIDPNWKPLLQTPPFPEYISGHSVVSTLSAVILTHYFGSNFHYTDNVEIAFGVPPRKFSSFEQAAKEAAISRFWGGIHFMDAIDNGISQGTKVGDWVLAKTTKASK, encoded by the coding sequence ATGAAGAAGGTGTTTTTCATCGCTGTAATATTTGTCCTGTCTGCAATTTTAAATGGCTGCCGTCGCAGTAATAAACAACCCGCACTCACCAACCAGGATGTGCATAAGGTCGTCGCCGCGATGACTAATGTGATGATCCACGATGCCACCAACCCGCCATTAGCTGCCCGGTTTTTTGCTTATACCTGTTTGGCCGGGTATGAGGTCTTGTCAGAAAATGATAAAAATGTTAAAAGCCTTCGTGGCGCTTTAAATGAGTACCCTGTGATTGGCAAACCTAAAAGTTTATCAGGATATGATTATCGTTTAAGCGCCGTTTTTGCCATGTTAGAAACGGCTGCGAAACTGCAACCATCGGGAACACAGATTATACAATTCGAACAAAATTTAGCCGACTCATGCAAGCTGATTGGTTTTGATGCTGATGTAATTGATAGCTCAAAACATTATGGGCAGATCATCAGCAAAAAAATACTGGCCTATGCCAAAAAGGACAGATATAACCGGATCAGCAATTATCCGCGTTATAAGCTAAAGGGCACACCCGGAAGCTGGGAGCCAACGCCCCCGGCTTATATGGTGCCTGTTGAGCCGTATTTTAATACCATCCGTCCGTTGACACTTGATTCCGCGGCACAGTTTGTACCTGACCCGCCGATTCCTTTTTCTACCAATAAAAACTCTGCTTTTTACAAGTTTTTATTATTGAGCTATGCAAAAAGCGGGAAAGACTTAACGCAGGAGCAAAAGAACATCGCCAATTTTTGGGATTGTAACCCATTTGCGGTTCAGGACGACGGGCATATGCTGATAGGGTTAAAAAAGATTTCGCCGGGCGCACACTGGATGGGTATTGCTGCCATTGCCTGTAAACAAACAAATGCAGATTTCTCAAAAACTATCGAAGTAAATGCCATTTTGGCCATTGGCATGATGGATGGTTTCATCTGCTGCTGGGAAGATAAATACCGCACCAACCGCATCCGCCCGGAAACGGCCATCCGTAAATATATCGACCCCAACTGGAAGCCATTGCTGCAGACACCTCCATTCCCGGAGTATATCAGCGGGCATTCAGTGGTGTCAACCCTGTCTGCAGTTATTCTTACACATTATTTCGGCAGTAATTTTCATTACACCGATAATGTTGAAATAGCCTTTGGAGTCCCCCCAAGGAAGTTCAGCTCATTTGAGCAGGCTGCAAAAGAGGCGGCTATATCGCGCTTTTGGGGAGGGATTCATTTTATGGACGCTATTGACAACGGCATTTCCCAGGGTACTAAAGTCGGCGATTGGGTTTTAGCCAAAACGACAAAAGCATCAAAGTAA